The Thermococcus stetteri genome has a segment encoding these proteins:
- the cas4 gene encoding CRISPR-associated protein Cas4 yields the protein MLIGRIIHEESYERDWREVLIEGAKLDVVRKRSGLQVVEVKKSSKLEEPAKWQLKYYLYLLRKAGVKAMGLVSYPKEGTAEEVGLSEEDVEALEEAFKGIEKVISLENPPEAERKPYCRRCSYRDFCWV from the coding sequence ATGCTGATAGGGAGGATTATCCACGAAGAGTCTTACGAGCGGGACTGGAGGGAGGTTCTCATTGAAGGGGCGAAGCTCGACGTCGTGAGGAAGCGAAGCGGCCTTCAGGTGGTTGAGGTCAAGAAGAGCTCAAAGCTCGAGGAGCCTGCAAAGTGGCAGCTGAAGTACTACCTCTACCTCCTTAGGAAGGCCGGAGTGAAGGCCATGGGGCTCGTTTCATACCCCAAAGAGGGCACGGCTGAGGAGGTCGGGCTGAGCGAGGAGGATGTTGAAGCGCTCGAAGAAGCCTTTAAGGGAATCGAAAAGGTTATCTCCCTTGAGAACCCACCCGAAGCTGAAAGGAAGCCCTACTGCAGGAGATGTTCCTACAGGGACTTCTGCTGGGTGTGA